The window GTCACTTTTTTCTTCAAGTTAATTGGGATTAACTGGTAGTGCTTGAGCGTAAACTTGCCGTTTTTAAATTCAAAATCCGCACGGCCTACATATTTACCCCATTCATGGGCTTGCACAATCCAAGTTCCATTTTGGTTATCTGGCGCACACGGTGTACCTGGTACATAGTCTTCTTGCTTGTAGTTTTTCTTTTCTTGAGACATACAAACAGGGTCTTGTGAGTGACCACCCACTATCATATCTAAATAGCCAGCCGGTAAGCTGCGCGCCATTTCGACATCGCCTGGGGCATTGGAGCCATGACTGCCATCGTCATAGTGGCCCATATGCGTTGCTGCGATGATAATGTCTGGTTTTTCTGTTGCGCGGAGCTCTTCAACCACTTTTTTAGCTTCATCCGCAGGCACACGGAATTCAACATCAGGGAAGTTAGCAGGGTTACCGATACGTACGGTATCGTCAGTTGTCAGCCCCATCACTGCAATTTTTACACCTTGTTTATCAAAAACTTGATAAGGCTTGAAAAGACGTTTGCCTGTGCTGCTTTGATAAATATTGGCGGATAAAAACGGAAAGGTTGCCCACTTTTCTTGCTGACGCAGCGTTTCAAGCGGGTTATCAAACTCATGGTTCCCTAATGCCATCGCATCGTAACCCACTAAGTTCATTCCTTTAAAATCGGGTTCTGCATCTTGTAAATCAGACTCTGGTACACCGGTATTAATATCACCACCAGAGAGCAGTAAAACACTACCACCTTGCTTAGCGACTTCGTCACGAATTTCATCAACCACCGTTTTTTGCGCGGCTAAACCATATTCGCCATGGTCGTTGTGCCAGAAATGGCCGTGATGGTCATTGGTATGTAGAATGGTAATATTGTATGTTTTGTCTTTTTCCCACGCATTTGCCATAGTTGCGGGTATTAACGCTAACGATA is drawn from Providencia huaxiensis and contains these coding sequences:
- the ushA gene encoding bifunctional UDP-sugar hydrolase/5'-nucleotidase UshA is translated as MKFAFKASACALTVSLALIPATMANAWEKDKTYNITILHTNDHHGHFWHNDHGEYGLAAQKTVVDEIRDEVAKQGGSVLLLSGGDINTGVPESDLQDAEPDFKGMNLVGYDAMALGNHEFDNPLETLRQQEKWATFPFLSANIYQSSTGKRLFKPYQVFDKQGVKIAVMGLTTDDTVRIGNPANFPDVEFRVPADEAKKVVEELRATEKPDIIIAATHMGHYDDGSHGSNAPGDVEMARSLPAGYLDMIVGGHSQDPVCMSQEKKNYKQEDYVPGTPCAPDNQNGTWIVQAHEWGKYVGRADFEFKNGKFTLKHYQLIPINLKKKVTKEDGTSERVYYTQEIAHNPDMMKLLTPYQEKGDKQLSVKVGSVEGKLEGDRSKVRFVQTNMGHLLLAAQKERAGADFAIMSGGGVRDSIESGDITYKDVLKVQPFANELVYVDFKGDEVIPYLTAVANMKPDAGAYGQFYNVNLTLNKDGTISDVKIDGKPVDPAKTYRMATLNFNAIGGDGYPKIDNHPNYVNTGFVDAEVLKGYIEKHSPLKAADYEPKGEIIYNNK